A stretch of the Marivirga tractuosa DSM 4126 genome encodes the following:
- a CDS encoding IS110 family transposase — protein sequence MKLKGLSREREQLLNERTRAKNQQHAKEHMAEVDKFTLKRAKQHIKFLDKLIDQVETQMKDIVDQTPWLKKKINYICSLKGVGFITATIVIAETNGFNLIRNSRQLVCYAGYDINNKQSGTSVNTKARISHKGNKHIRKALYFPALTAVQHDEPLSNFYNRLFDRQKIKMKSYVAVQRKLLILIYTLWKKEERYNPEYCKDKFLLEQPREAALTELDQVRS from the coding sequence TTGAAATTAAAAGGTCTGAGCAGAGAACGAGAGCAATTACTCAATGAAAGAACCAGGGCCAAGAACCAACAACATGCCAAAGAACACATGGCAGAAGTCGATAAGTTTACATTAAAAAGAGCCAAGCAACACATTAAGTTCTTGGATAAGCTGATTGACCAAGTAGAAACTCAAATGAAAGACATAGTCGATCAAACCCCATGGTTAAAAAAGAAAATTAATTACATATGCTCCCTAAAAGGAGTTGGCTTTATTACAGCAACCATTGTAATAGCAGAAACAAATGGCTTTAACCTTATCAGAAACAGCCGTCAATTGGTATGTTATGCCGGTTATGACATCAACAACAAACAATCTGGAACATCGGTTAACACCAAAGCTAGAATTTCCCACAAAGGAAATAAACATATTAGAAAAGCACTCTACTTCCCAGCATTAACGGCAGTCCAACATGATGAGCCATTAAGTAATTTTTATAACCGTCTGTTCGACAGACAAAAGATTAAAATGAAAAGCTATGTGGCCGTGCAAAGAAAATTGCTGATACTGATCTATACACTATGGAAAAAAGAAGAAAGATATAATCCAGAATATTGCAAAGATAAATTTTTATTAGAGCAGCCCCGAGAGGCCGCCCTAACCGAGCTGGATCAAGTCCGCTCTTGA
- a CDS encoding group III truncated hemoglobin, which translates to MPKKDITQKEDIQLLVDSFYEKVLKDETIGYIFTEVAKLDVPAHMPIMYDFWSSVLLGTTEYKRNPMDKHFALNEKEPLQKEHFDRWLELWFETVDELFEGATAKEAKTRASTIGRLMLFKMEEAGS; encoded by the coding sequence ATGCCCAAAAAAGACATTACTCAAAAAGAAGACATTCAATTACTGGTCGATAGCTTTTATGAAAAGGTATTGAAAGACGAAACTATCGGCTATATTTTTACTGAAGTCGCTAAACTGGATGTACCTGCTCATATGCCTATAATGTATGATTTCTGGTCATCAGTTTTACTGGGTACTACCGAATACAAGCGGAATCCCATGGACAAGCATTTTGCTTTAAACGAAAAAGAGCCATTGCAAAAAGAGCATTTTGACCGATGGTTGGAATTATGGTTCGAAACAGTTGATGAACTTTTTGAAGGTGCTACCGCCAAAGAAGCCAAAACACGAGCTAGCACAATTGGCAGATTAATGCTTTTTAAAATGGAAGAGGCTGGAAGCTAA
- a CDS encoding YebC/PmpR family DNA-binding transcriptional regulator has product MGRAFEYRRAAKEKRWDKMSRLFPRLAKTITMAAKEGGPDPEMNASLRTAIQNAKAQNMPKDNIEAAIKRASGSEAENYVEVTFEGKGPHGVLIFIECATDNNNRTVANIKSYFNKDKVGANLVPNGSLEFMFSRTAVFEFEKTEEMDIEELELELIDAGMEEIEENDGMLYVYGDYKEFGNLSKKLEELNIDVKNASLKRFANDSIEFSEEQLADIEKLIDKIEEDDDVQAVYTNIA; this is encoded by the coding sequence ATGGGAAGAGCATTTGAATACCGTAGAGCAGCAAAAGAAAAAAGATGGGATAAGATGTCCCGTTTATTTCCGAGATTAGCCAAAACCATTACAATGGCGGCAAAAGAGGGTGGCCCTGATCCTGAGATGAATGCTTCCTTACGGACTGCCATTCAAAATGCCAAAGCCCAAAATATGCCTAAAGATAATATCGAGGCAGCCATTAAAAGGGCTTCAGGTTCAGAAGCTGAAAATTACGTAGAAGTTACTTTTGAAGGAAAAGGACCGCATGGTGTATTAATCTTCATAGAGTGCGCCACAGATAACAACAATCGTACCGTAGCCAATATCAAATCCTACTTTAATAAAGATAAAGTGGGTGCCAATTTAGTTCCCAATGGTTCTTTAGAGTTTATGTTCTCAAGAACAGCTGTTTTTGAGTTTGAGAAAACAGAGGAAATGGACATAGAAGAATTGGAATTAGAGTTAATTGATGCTGGAATGGAAGAAATCGAGGAAAATGATGGTATGCTTTACGTCTATGGTGACTATAAAGAATTTGGAAATCTTTCTAAAAAACTAGAAGAACTTAATATAGATGTGAAAAATGCCTCTTTGAAAAGATTCGCTAATGATTCAATAGAATTTTCAGAAGAGCAATTGGCTGATATAGAAAAACTGATCGATAAAATTGAAGAAGATGATGATGTGCAAGCTGTTTATACCAACATCGCTTAA
- the hemN gene encoding oxygen-independent coproporphyrinogen III oxidase gives MTDLSIKYNKAIPRYTSYPTVPHWKLQNPDQADWLNEVKSIYFSQVDKSISLYMHLPFCESLCTYCGCNKRITKNHGVEERYIDALLAEWDIYVKALEEKPVIRNIHLGGGTPTFFSSENLHKLLFTILETSEIHPQKAFSFEGHPNNTTYEQLKVLADLGFDRVSFGVQDFNLQVQKAIHRIQPIENVRKTTAWARELGYTSVNYDLIYGLPFQTLVNIEENIEKLREFKPERIALYSYAHVPWKSKAQRGYGDEDLPKPDEKLAMYLRAKQLLNEMGYENIGMDHYALPQDELTIAKEKGYLNRNFMGYTTDQNQMMIGLGCSAISATGTAFVQNEKVVEKYQTAVLDEKLPLTTGHFLTEEEETSAQLINQLICNGKADFSTNSLSMELWEGAKSELDEMQDDGLVEIDDYFAKVTEEGMLFVRNICSLFDPKLKQKSDKPQFSQSI, from the coding sequence ATGACAGACTTAAGCATTAAATATAACAAAGCAATACCACGATATACAAGCTATCCTACAGTCCCTCATTGGAAATTACAAAATCCTGACCAAGCAGATTGGCTGAATGAAGTGAAAAGCATTTATTTTTCGCAAGTTGATAAAAGTATTAGTCTTTATATGCACTTGCCATTTTGTGAAAGCTTATGTACTTACTGCGGTTGTAATAAAAGAATTACAAAAAATCATGGTGTGGAGGAGCGTTACATCGATGCTTTATTAGCAGAATGGGATATTTACGTGAAAGCATTAGAAGAAAAGCCTGTCATTAGAAATATCCACCTTGGAGGAGGTACCCCAACTTTTTTCTCATCTGAAAATCTTCATAAACTTTTATTCACCATTTTGGAAACTTCTGAGATTCATCCTCAGAAAGCATTTAGCTTTGAGGGCCACCCAAATAATACCACTTACGAACAATTAAAGGTTTTGGCAGATTTAGGATTTGATAGGGTGTCATTCGGGGTGCAGGACTTCAATTTGCAAGTGCAAAAAGCGATTCACCGAATTCAGCCGATTGAAAATGTGCGTAAGACCACAGCATGGGCAAGAGAGTTGGGATACACATCCGTAAATTATGATTTAATTTATGGACTGCCTTTCCAGACTTTAGTGAACATTGAGGAGAATATTGAAAAATTGCGTGAGTTTAAACCAGAAAGAATAGCACTCTACAGCTATGCGCATGTTCCGTGGAAGAGTAAAGCGCAAAGGGGGTATGGAGATGAGGATTTACCTAAGCCAGACGAGAAATTAGCAATGTATCTTCGTGCAAAGCAACTGCTTAATGAAATGGGCTATGAAAATATTGGTATGGATCACTATGCCTTGCCTCAAGATGAGTTGACTATTGCAAAGGAGAAAGGTTATCTAAACCGGAACTTCATGGGCTATACCACTGATCAGAACCAGATGATGATAGGTTTGGGGTGTTCTGCTATTAGTGCTACCGGAACGGCATTTGTTCAGAATGAAAAAGTAGTGGAAAAATATCAAACGGCAGTTCTGGATGAAAAATTACCTCTAACAACAGGACACTTTTTAACTGAGGAAGAAGAAACTTCTGCTCAATTGATTAATCAGTTGATTTGCAATGGGAAAGCTGATTTTAGTACGAATTCCTTATCAATGGAATTGTGGGAAGGAGCTAAATCAGAATTGGATGAAATGCAAGATGATGGATTGGTAGAGATAGACGACTATTTTGCCAAAGTAACCGAAGAGGGAATGCTCTTCGTTAGAAATATCTGTAGTCTTTTTGATCCTAAACTGAAACAAAAATCCGATAAGCCTCAGTTTAGCCAGAGTATTTGA
- a CDS encoding SDR family oxidoreductase: MSQKKIIITGGAGFIGSNLVEKYLNDDRVEKVRVIDNLSNGYYSNIEEFESHPKFEFFKEDICDYDKMLELTGGFDLISHQAALGSVPRSIENPMQSTKVNIDGTVNILYAAVQNKIDRVVLACSSSTYGDSPSLPKQEDIIGNPLSPYAVTKYAVELYAEVFQKTYGLNYVGLRYFNIFGPRQNPDNPYAAVIPIFCKAFIHGNEPTINGDGETSRDFTFVENAVHANDLALFTENKQALNQIYNVACGDQMSLNDMIGLLQELSGIDLKPNYGPERPGDVKHSKADISKIENLLGYKPQVRFKEGLGKVYGWYEKMGF, translated from the coding sequence ATGTCGCAAAAGAAAATCATAATTACAGGAGGAGCAGGATTTATAGGATCAAATTTGGTTGAAAAATACCTTAATGATGATAGAGTAGAAAAAGTAAGAGTGATTGATAACCTTTCCAATGGATACTATAGTAATATAGAGGAATTTGAAAGCCATCCAAAATTTGAGTTTTTCAAAGAAGACATTTGCGATTATGATAAAATGCTTGAGCTGACCGGAGGCTTTGATTTAATCAGTCATCAAGCAGCTTTGGGTTCTGTTCCCCGATCAATTGAAAACCCAATGCAGAGCACTAAAGTCAATATTGATGGGACGGTTAATATTTTGTATGCCGCGGTTCAGAATAAAATTGATAGAGTGGTTTTGGCTTGTTCATCAAGTACTTATGGTGATAGTCCGAGTTTGCCTAAGCAAGAAGATATAATTGGTAATCCTCTAAGTCCTTATGCAGTTACAAAATATGCGGTAGAGTTATATGCAGAGGTTTTTCAAAAGACTTATGGCTTAAATTATGTGGGACTACGGTACTTCAATATTTTCGGTCCAAGGCAAAATCCTGATAATCCTTATGCGGCCGTAATTCCTATTTTCTGCAAAGCTTTTATTCATGGTAATGAGCCAACTATTAATGGTGATGGTGAAACTAGCAGAGATTTTACGTTCGTGGAAAATGCTGTTCATGCCAATGATTTGGCTCTTTTTACAGAAAATAAGCAAGCTTTGAATCAAATATACAATGTGGCTTGTGGAGATCAAATGAGTCTTAATGATATGATTGGTTTATTGCAGGAGTTAAGTGGGATAGATTTAAAGCCTAATTATGGACCTGAGAGACCTGGAGATGTCAAGCATTCCAAAGCCGACATCTCTAAAATTGAAAATCTTTTAGGCTATAAACCTCAGGTTAGGTTTAAAGAAGGCTTAGGAAAAGTGTATGGCTGGTATGAGAAAATGGGGTTTTAA
- a CDS encoding fasciclin domain-containing protein: MKRRDLILFIGIIVASIIGSKAFAEPVRKPKSNEIESKELERIINTIKNNPEFSSFYEALKNSELAKEMAKLDKMTLLIPTNRAIQLLPTDVWENFMDEENKTALIQLLSYHVIPKRLNFDDLTRKNELRTINNQSVALSNNEELKIENAVIEEKKEETKEAIVYKLDRLIMPLK, translated from the coding sequence ATGAAAAGAAGAGATTTAATATTATTTATAGGGATTATAGTTGCATCAATTATAGGGAGTAAAGCCTTCGCAGAACCAGTTAGAAAACCCAAGTCCAACGAGATTGAATCGAAAGAATTAGAAAGGATTATTAACACCATAAAAAATAATCCGGAATTCTCGAGTTTTTATGAAGCTCTTAAAAATTCAGAGCTCGCAAAAGAAATGGCAAAACTGGATAAAATGACCTTATTAATTCCCACAAACAGAGCTATCCAATTGCTTCCAACTGACGTTTGGGAGAACTTTATGGATGAAGAAAATAAAACAGCACTCATCCAATTATTGAGTTATCATGTGATACCAAAGAGATTGAATTTTGATGATTTGACAAGAAAGAATGAATTGCGTACAATTAATAATCAGTCAGTAGCGCTATCTAATAATGAAGAGTTAAAAATTGAAAATGCAGTTATTGAAGAAAAGAAAGAGGAGACAAAGGAAGCTATTGTCTACAAGTTGGATAGATTGATTATGCCTTTGAAATAA
- a CDS encoding DUF983 domain-containing protein, whose amino-acid sequence MEKGNKLYSIFRFKCPRCHEGELFKSKAYDLKNFQKMPKHCSHCGLRYMSEPSFFDGAMYISYAMQVALIITVFVALNILGFAELWLIITLSVSLSLLLIPITFRLSRSAYINLFVKYDPEKRSEYN is encoded by the coding sequence ATGGAAAAGGGGAATAAACTGTACAGCATATTTAGATTTAAGTGTCCAAGATGCCATGAAGGTGAATTGTTTAAGTCGAAAGCTTATGATCTAAAAAATTTCCAAAAAATGCCTAAGCACTGCTCTCATTGTGGTTTGCGCTATATGTCGGAGCCGTCATTTTTTGATGGCGCCATGTATATTAGTTACGCCATGCAAGTTGCACTGATCATCACCGTTTTTGTAGCTTTAAATATATTAGGATTTGCAGAACTTTGGCTGATCATTACCCTATCAGTCTCTTTATCTCTACTTCTGATTCCCATTACTTTTCGATTATCTAGGTCTGCTTACATCAATCTTTTTGTAAAATATGATCCTGAAAAGCGCTCTGAGTATAATTAA
- a CDS encoding NADP-dependent isocitrate dehydrogenase, giving the protein MKDSVNADYLKKTTKALPVVVAKGDGIGPEIMDATLKILEAANVSLDADHIEIGEQAYLSGNTSGIPESAWEAIHKKKVILKAPITTPQGSGYKSLNVTIRKSLGLFSNVRPAVSYHPIVESKHPIMDLVVVRENEEDLYAGIEHQQTDEVVQCLKLISRPGSEKIVRYAFEYAKKYNRKKVTCLVKDNIMKISDGLFHSVFKEVAKEYPDIQAESQIIDIATARIANRPEEYDVIVTLNLYGDIVSDVTAEISGSVGLAGSSNIGKDYAMFEAIHGSAPDIAGKKIANPSGLLHGAIQMLQYFGEVEKAALIHNAWLTTMEDGIHTGEIYKEGHSKQKVGTMEFADAVIARLGQVPSHFKKIEVKEGEDFRINIQEKSHAPKEKKLVGVDVFIDHRDRDANKFGDALTDSSKDFLKLKMITNRGVKVYPGGMESTFCTDHWRCRFISKNAEVIEGKPDYKAIDYKEVLELMMALNKAGFDIIKTENLYTFDGKLGFSLGQGE; this is encoded by the coding sequence ATGAAAGATTCTGTTAATGCAGATTATTTAAAGAAAACTACCAAGGCACTTCCAGTAGTTGTTGCAAAAGGAGATGGAATTGGTCCGGAAATAATGGACGCCACTTTGAAAATCTTGGAAGCAGCGAATGTTAGTTTGGATGCCGACCATATTGAAATAGGTGAGCAGGCCTATTTATCTGGCAACACCTCTGGAATTCCTGAAAGTGCTTGGGAAGCAATTCATAAAAAGAAAGTAATCCTAAAAGCTCCCATCACTACACCACAGGGCTCAGGTTACAAAAGCTTGAATGTTACCATTAGGAAATCTTTGGGATTGTTCTCAAATGTTCGTCCAGCTGTTTCTTATCATCCGATTGTGGAAAGCAAACACCCTATTATGGACTTGGTGGTAGTAAGAGAAAATGAAGAGGATTTATATGCGGGAATAGAACATCAACAAACAGATGAGGTTGTACAATGCTTGAAATTGATTTCAAGACCAGGTTCTGAAAAGATTGTTCGATACGCATTTGAATACGCTAAAAAATATAACCGTAAGAAAGTTACTTGCTTAGTTAAGGATAATATCATGAAAATTTCTGATGGTTTATTCCATAGTGTTTTCAAAGAAGTAGCTAAAGAATATCCAGATATTCAAGCAGAGAGTCAAATTATCGATATTGCTACTGCGAGAATTGCTAATCGTCCTGAAGAGTATGATGTAATCGTTACTTTGAATTTATATGGGGACATTGTTTCTGATGTAACTGCAGAAATTTCAGGCTCTGTGGGACTTGCAGGTTCTTCCAATATCGGTAAAGATTATGCCATGTTCGAAGCGATTCATGGTTCAGCTCCAGATATTGCAGGAAAGAAAATTGCCAATCCATCTGGATTATTGCATGGTGCTATCCAAATGTTGCAATATTTTGGAGAAGTAGAAAAAGCAGCATTAATTCACAATGCTTGGTTGACAACCATGGAAGATGGGATACATACTGGAGAAATCTACAAGGAAGGTCATAGTAAACAAAAAGTAGGTACTATGGAATTTGCGGATGCCGTAATTGCAAGATTAGGGCAAGTTCCATCTCATTTCAAGAAAATTGAAGTTAAGGAAGGAGAAGATTTTAGAATCAATATTCAAGAAAAATCGCATGCCCCTAAAGAAAAGAAATTAGTTGGGGTAGATGTTTTTATTGATCACAGAGACAGAGATGCTAATAAATTCGGGGATGCTTTAACTGACAGCTCCAAAGATTTCTTAAAGCTTAAAATGATAACGAATAGAGGGGTGAAAGTTTACCCTGGTGGTATGGAATCTACTTTCTGTACAGATCACTGGAGATGCCGATTTATTTCTAAAAATGCTGAGGTTATCGAAGGCAAGCCGGATTATAAAGCTATTGATTATAAAGAAGTATTGGAATTGATGATGGCTTTAAACAAAGCAGGATTTGATATTATCAAAACTGAGAATTTATACACTTTTGACGGAAAATTAGGTTTTTCTTTAGGTCAAGGAGAATAG